A window of Kribbella amoyensis contains these coding sequences:
- a CDS encoding branched-chain amino acid ABC transporter permease, which translates to MTNTWLSLRTNHPAGRSGLARALGGAVLASLIVLVISAAVSGLPGMAQVVLVFGINAVLVVGYQTFAGNTGIVSFGHVGFMGLGAYAGGIAAVPVADKELYFPDMPAFLASWDAGGVLPLLIGGLVAAVAALVTGPALMRLSGAAASIATLGLLVVINNVLSQATPITRGPQSFFGVPENTTFAMVFLSLCATVLLSAAYKWSREGRNARAVRDQPAAAAAAGVSIVRSRTVAFVISAFVTGIAGALYAQLLTAFSPGSFYLGQMVLIVAMAIVGGVNSVTGALVGAAVITVLNEVMRRLEGGVSVAGLTIDLPAGVAAAVLGAALIVTLKWRPEGFLGHRELILAGPVGRGPDIAAARPGQTEEESDAVPVVPAKP; encoded by the coding sequence ATGACCAACACCTGGCTCTCGCTGCGCACCAACCACCCGGCCGGCCGCTCGGGACTCGCCCGCGCACTGGGCGGCGCCGTGCTGGCGAGCCTGATCGTGCTGGTGATCTCCGCCGCCGTCTCGGGACTGCCCGGGATGGCGCAGGTGGTGCTGGTCTTCGGTATCAACGCCGTGCTGGTGGTCGGCTACCAGACCTTCGCCGGCAACACCGGCATCGTCTCGTTCGGCCACGTCGGCTTCATGGGCCTGGGCGCGTACGCCGGGGGAATCGCGGCGGTGCCCGTCGCGGACAAGGAGCTGTACTTCCCCGACATGCCGGCCTTCCTCGCGTCCTGGGACGCCGGCGGCGTACTGCCGTTGCTGATCGGCGGTCTGGTGGCCGCGGTCGCTGCCCTGGTCACCGGGCCGGCGCTGATGCGGTTGTCCGGCGCGGCGGCGTCCATCGCGACCCTGGGGCTCCTGGTCGTGATCAACAACGTCCTGTCCCAGGCGACCCCGATCACCCGCGGCCCGCAGTCGTTCTTCGGGGTGCCGGAGAACACCACGTTCGCGATGGTCTTCCTCTCGTTGTGCGCGACGGTGCTGCTCAGCGCGGCGTACAAGTGGTCGCGCGAGGGACGCAACGCGCGGGCGGTCCGCGACCAGCCTGCCGCGGCCGCCGCGGCCGGTGTCTCGATCGTTCGGTCCCGCACCGTCGCGTTCGTCATCTCGGCGTTCGTCACCGGCATCGCCGGCGCCCTGTACGCGCAGCTGCTGACCGCGTTCTCACCCGGCTCGTTCTATCTCGGCCAGATGGTCCTGATCGTCGCGATGGCGATCGTCGGCGGGGTCAACAGCGTCACCGGAGCGCTGGTCGGTGCCGCCGTCATCACCGTCCTGAACGAGGTGATGCGGCGGCTGGAAGGCGGGGTGAGCGTGGCCGGCCTGACCATCGACCTGCCGGCCGGGGTGGCCGCCGCGGTGCTCGGCGCCGCCCTGATCGTGACCTTGAAGTGGCGGCCGGAGGGATTCCTCGGTCATCGCGAGCTGATCCTGGCCGGCCCGGTCGGCCGCGGCCCCGACATCGCCGCCGCGCGGCCCGGTCAGACCGAGGAGGAGTCCGATGCCGTCCCCGTCGTCCCCGCCAAACCTTGA
- a CDS encoding branched-chain amino acid ABC transporter permease produces the protein MTGVLQSVLDALSVGSMYALLALGLTLVFSVMNLINFAYGLLLVWTAYGVVLLGGAGLSFWLVVPLTILLATALSLLMGFVAFRPFIGAPQTTLLITSFGVLLVTQYVAVVIFGEAPRVLQVPEGFNKVLQAGDLRMPVLQLLTIGAAALTVLAFYLLLNRTPYGAQLRAAAELPDVARLMGIRPNRVLMIAFAISGVIAGIVGVLWFAKVGAVTPRSDLEPTLKAFIALVLGGLGRPAGAIYGGLLLGAIEVTMSAVLPGSAIRYTSALVFALVIAMLLARPQGVAGGKAVEV, from the coding sequence ATGACCGGTGTGCTGCAAAGCGTTCTGGACGCCCTCAGCGTCGGTTCGATGTACGCCCTGCTGGCGCTCGGGCTGACGCTCGTGTTCAGCGTGATGAACCTGATCAACTTCGCCTACGGCCTGCTGCTGGTGTGGACCGCCTACGGCGTCGTCCTGCTCGGCGGGGCCGGCTTGTCGTTCTGGCTGGTCGTTCCGCTGACCATTCTGCTCGCGACAGCGCTGTCGCTGCTGATGGGCTTCGTCGCGTTCCGGCCCTTCATCGGCGCGCCGCAGACGACGTTGCTGATCACCTCGTTCGGCGTCCTGCTGGTCACCCAGTACGTCGCGGTCGTGATCTTCGGCGAGGCGCCCAGAGTCCTGCAGGTGCCAGAGGGGTTCAACAAGGTGCTGCAGGCCGGCGACCTGCGGATGCCGGTCCTGCAACTGCTCACCATCGGCGCCGCGGCGCTGACCGTGCTCGCCTTCTACCTACTGCTCAACCGCACCCCTTACGGCGCCCAGCTGCGCGCCGCGGCCGAGCTGCCGGACGTGGCCCGGCTGATGGGGATCCGGCCGAACCGGGTGCTGATGATCGCGTTCGCGATCAGTGGCGTGATCGCCGGAATCGTCGGCGTGCTGTGGTTCGCCAAGGTCGGCGCCGTCACGCCGCGGTCGGATCTGGAACCGACCCTGAAGGCCTTCATCGCCCTGGTCCTCGGTGGCCTGGGCCGTCCGGCCGGCGCGATCTACGGCGGGCTGCTGCTCGGCGCGATCGAGGTGACCATGAGCGCGGTACTACCGGGTTCCGCGATCCGGTACACCTCGGCGCTCGTCTTCGCGCTGGTGATCGCGATGCTGCTGGCAAGGCCGCAGGGCGTCGCCGGTGGAAAGGCGGTCGAGGTATGA
- a CDS encoding ABC transporter ATP-binding protein, giving the protein MTAPLLSLDGITAGYRTTPVIRDFRLSLAEGESLALLGANGAGKTTLMKVMVGLLRPWSGRVLLRGSDITEVAAEERPLLGVALAPEGRGIFGTLSIEENLLMGALAVRRKEGRRASRALVAEGLEQVYETFPVLGKRRDDKGCHLSGGQQQMLAIGRALMARPALLLLDEPCLGLAPKVAGELYEALGRLSTAERGVVVVEESSRRALGFADRACVVKLGRKVLDCPAAEAGDDEAIMSAYFGVETEVRS; this is encoded by the coding sequence ATGACCGCCCCGCTGCTCAGCCTGGACGGCATCACCGCCGGCTACCGGACCACTCCGGTCATCCGCGACTTCCGGCTGTCGCTCGCCGAAGGCGAATCGCTGGCCCTGCTCGGCGCGAACGGCGCGGGCAAGACCACGCTGATGAAGGTCATGGTCGGGCTGCTGCGCCCCTGGTCGGGCCGGGTGCTCCTCCGCGGCAGCGACATCACCGAGGTCGCGGCCGAGGAACGTCCGCTGCTCGGCGTGGCGCTCGCACCCGAGGGCCGTGGCATCTTCGGCACCCTGAGCATCGAGGAGAACCTGCTGATGGGCGCGCTCGCCGTGCGGCGCAAAGAGGGCCGGCGCGCGTCGCGGGCCCTGGTGGCCGAAGGCCTGGAGCAGGTCTACGAGACGTTTCCCGTGTTGGGCAAGCGCCGCGATGACAAAGGCTGCCACTTGTCCGGTGGTCAGCAGCAGATGCTCGCGATCGGGCGCGCGCTGATGGCCCGCCCGGCGCTGCTCCTGCTCGACGAGCCCTGTCTCGGCCTGGCGCCGAAGGTGGCCGGTGAGCTGTACGAGGCACTCGGCCGGCTGAGCACCGCCGAGCGCGGCGTCGTCGTGGTCGAGGAGTCGTCCCGCCGAGCTCTCGGCTTCGCCGACCGGGCCTGTGTGGTCAAGCTCGGCCGCAAGGTTCTCGACTGTCCCGCGGCCGAAGCCGGGGACGACGAGGCGATCATGAGCGCCTACTTCGGCGTGGAGACGGAGGTGCGCTCATGA
- a CDS encoding ABC transporter ATP-binding protein, with translation MSPAASEATIASKAGQTGPALPEGSPPLEVRGLVKRFAGVTALAGVDLRAGRREILGLVGPNGSGKTTLMNCISGVHRLDEGQVLLQGEEISGRPSRARARQGICRTFQNLKLFGELTVWENVQVGANAVGGRGARPVPDWLDLLRLGPVADAVVRSLPYGYQRRVELARALAGAPEVLLLDEPAAGLNDEETAELRELVLTVRAEVGCAIVIIDHDMDLVTGVSDRVQVLDEGRTLFEGDPRAAFTEQAVVDAYLGES, from the coding sequence ATGTCACCAGCAGCGTCCGAGGCGACGATCGCGAGCAAAGCCGGCCAGACCGGCCCCGCACTTCCAGAGGGCTCCCCGCCGCTGGAGGTGCGGGGCCTCGTCAAGCGGTTCGCCGGCGTGACGGCCCTCGCCGGGGTCGACCTGCGGGCCGGGCGACGGGAGATCCTGGGCCTGGTCGGACCCAACGGGTCGGGCAAGACGACCTTGATGAACTGCATCTCCGGGGTCCACCGGCTCGACGAGGGCCAGGTGTTGCTGCAGGGCGAGGAGATCTCCGGCCGGCCGAGCCGGGCCCGGGCCCGCCAAGGCATCTGCCGGACGTTCCAGAACCTGAAGCTGTTCGGGGAACTGACGGTGTGGGAGAACGTCCAGGTCGGCGCCAACGCCGTCGGCGGCCGCGGGGCCCGGCCGGTCCCGGACTGGCTGGACCTGCTGCGCCTCGGCCCAGTGGCCGACGCGGTCGTGCGGTCCCTTCCGTACGGCTACCAGCGCCGGGTCGAACTGGCCCGGGCGCTGGCCGGTGCGCCGGAGGTGCTGCTGCTGGACGAACCGGCCGCCGGCCTCAACGACGAGGAGACCGCCGAACTGCGTGAGCTGGTCCTGACCGTCCGCGCCGAGGTGGGCTGCGCGATCGTGATCATCGACCACGACATGGACCTGGTCACCGGGGTCAGCGACCGTGTCCAGGTACTCGACGAGGGGCGCACCCTCTTCGAAGGCGACCCGCGGGCCGCGTTCACCGAGCAGGCCGTCGTGGACGCCTACCTGGGGGAATCATGA
- a CDS encoding ABC transporter substrate-binding protein, which produces MNLPLHKSIVAVGSAGLLALTLAGCGASEKSGAGSAKAGAGALECRDGRILVGVAKAESGFASFFDIAGRRGLEVAVDEINDSGGVKGCRLELQARDTKSDPAVGAQVAKALVDAGAQILVVADDFDTGVAAAKVGQSAGVLTLSLAASSTVFGKAVGDLFFSGGITTTELGRAQARYALDQDWKSTFQVIDTGLAYFTEQDEQFRALYEPTGGKIGKVEKVDSLGGQADFSAVISSIKAAKPDVVQALAVYPAVGTFVKQLRAAGVDTPVVGNITLQTKELPGLVGKSAADRIYYAAQIYFEGTGTDPAIDKFVQAYQAKFGQFPEQANAPGAYQTFMAINQALQQDKVVDARTAADTIRGQTALPVPGGTLSQWKDGYAIWDPAVIGLEAGAWSVKKTYQAKNLLGE; this is translated from the coding sequence GTGAATCTCCCCCTTCACAAGTCGATCGTGGCGGTCGGGTCGGCTGGACTCCTGGCGCTGACCCTCGCCGGCTGCGGCGCGTCCGAGAAGTCCGGTGCGGGCTCGGCGAAGGCCGGCGCCGGCGCACTGGAATGCCGCGACGGCCGGATCCTGGTCGGGGTCGCGAAGGCCGAGAGCGGCTTCGCGTCGTTCTTCGACATCGCCGGCCGGCGCGGCCTCGAGGTCGCGGTCGACGAGATCAACGACAGCGGTGGCGTCAAAGGGTGCCGCCTCGAACTCCAGGCCCGCGACACGAAATCCGATCCGGCCGTCGGCGCGCAGGTCGCCAAGGCCCTCGTCGACGCCGGTGCCCAGATCCTCGTGGTCGCCGACGACTTCGACACCGGGGTCGCCGCGGCCAAGGTCGGCCAGAGCGCCGGTGTGCTGACGCTCTCGCTGGCGGCGTCCTCGACCGTGTTCGGCAAGGCCGTCGGAGACCTGTTCTTCAGCGGCGGCATCACCACCACCGAACTCGGCCGCGCCCAGGCCCGGTACGCCCTCGACCAGGACTGGAAGTCCACCTTCCAGGTCATCGACACCGGCCTGGCCTACTTCACCGAACAGGACGAGCAGTTCCGCGCCCTCTACGAACCTACCGGCGGCAAGATCGGCAAGGTCGAGAAGGTCGACTCGCTGGGCGGTCAGGCCGATTTCAGCGCCGTCATCTCCTCGATCAAGGCGGCCAAGCCCGACGTCGTCCAGGCGCTCGCGGTCTACCCGGCCGTCGGCACGTTCGTCAAACAGCTGCGTGCGGCCGGCGTCGACACCCCGGTCGTCGGCAACATCACCCTGCAGACCAAGGAGTTGCCGGGCCTCGTCGGCAAGAGCGCCGCCGACCGCATCTACTACGCCGCGCAGATCTACTTCGAGGGCACCGGCACCGACCCGGCCATCGACAAGTTCGTCCAGGCCTACCAGGCGAAGTTCGGCCAGTTCCCCGAGCAGGCCAACGCGCCGGGCGCCTACCAGACGTTCATGGCGATCAACCAGGCGCTGCAGCAGGACAAGGTGGTCGACGCCCGGACGGCCGCCGACACGATCCGCGGCCAGACCGCGCTGCCGGTTCCCGGCGGGACGCTGAGCCAGTGGAAGGACGGGTACGCCATCTGGGACCCGGCCGTGATCGGCCTCGAAGCCGGCGCCTGGAGCGTCAAGAAGACCTACCAGGCCAAGAACCTCCTGGGTGAATGA
- a CDS encoding IclR family transcriptional regulator has protein sequence MARDTNNGTQSEPGGIQSVARALSILELFDDKRSMLTTNEIATLTGLNRGTTYRFCQTLKKLGYLDEIGQSTFRPGLKVLSLAQAALGGRELVDMAMPTLQALRHDTGETVNLAVPDDLEVVYVARLLNDDLLALRLVVGSRLPMVFSSLGRSMLAFLPAAEIDRIISSTEMRQLTPHTITDRRELDRRLEQVRQRGFALNDQEVATGVRGIAAPVMAADGRPIAAVNLSIARPLDTAKLEDDLAPRLLAAADDIARRTSHLENF, from the coding sequence GTGGCTCGCGATACGAACAATGGCACGCAGAGTGAACCGGGTGGCATCCAGTCGGTGGCCCGGGCGCTGTCGATCCTGGAACTGTTCGACGACAAGCGGTCGATGCTGACGACCAACGAGATCGCCACCTTGACCGGCTTGAACCGCGGCACCACCTACCGGTTCTGCCAGACCCTGAAGAAGCTCGGCTACCTGGACGAGATCGGCCAGTCGACCTTCCGGCCGGGGCTGAAGGTGCTCTCGCTGGCCCAGGCCGCCCTGGGTGGACGCGAACTGGTCGACATGGCGATGCCGACCCTGCAGGCGCTGCGGCACGACACCGGCGAGACCGTCAATCTCGCCGTGCCGGACGACCTGGAGGTCGTCTACGTCGCCCGCCTGCTCAACGACGACCTGCTCGCGCTCCGGCTGGTCGTCGGCAGCCGGCTGCCGATGGTCTTCTCCTCGCTCGGCCGGTCGATGCTCGCCTTCCTGCCGGCGGCTGAGATCGACCGCATCATCAGCAGCACCGAGATGCGGCAACTGACACCGCACACGATCACCGACCGGCGCGAGCTGGATCGGCGGCTGGAACAGGTCCGGCAGCGGGGATTCGCCCTCAACGACCAGGAAGTGGCCACCGGCGTCCGCGGGATCGCGGCGCCGGTGATGGCCGCCGACGGCCGGCCAATCGCCGCGGTCAACCTTTCGATCGCGCGGCCGCTGGACACCGCCAAACTCGAGGACGACCTCGCGCCGCGGCTACTGGCCGCCGCCGACGACATCGCGCGCCGTACGTCCCATCTCGAGAACTTCTGA
- a CDS encoding hydantoinase B/oxoprolinase family protein translates to MDGVRMAVLSSRLNVVVEAMMNTIFRSSRSGVLNSAHDFSCCIVSAGHELVMGAESLPIHMMSGPDLISRAIAEAYPRQQRGDAFLHNSPYNGNSHAADHCLVVPVVDEQGVHRFTVLAKAHQADCGNSQPTTYMADARDVYEEGALLFDACRVQSGYQDNEDVLRMLKLRVRVPDQWWGDYLALLGAVRLGERRMLELGAELGWDVLDDFVGQWLDYSESLMAEAISGLPAGHFDETTEHDPYPGAPDGVPISIGIDVDPRQGRIRVDLRDNVDCLPNGLNLTESTARTAAMLGVFNSIGQGVPPNAGSLRRIEVQLRDNCAVGVPAHPHSCSAATTNLADRVSNATQRAFANFAEAIGMAECGAVIPAAAAVISGRDPRTDHDFVNQIFLAVTGGAGTPWTDAWLTIFHVGCGGMLRRDSVEGAEMAHPILVRSQRLVPDTEGAGRFRGAPSAEVEYGPVGTTLSVAYGTDGSVRPAMGVRGGTAGGLSRHCRRLLDGTLEPLAAQGIIQLADGETIVSVTAGGGGYGNPHDRPREQVAHDVAERWISAERAREVYGWQDLTD, encoded by the coding sequence ATGGACGGAGTCCGGATGGCGGTGCTCAGCAGCCGCCTGAACGTGGTCGTCGAAGCGATGATGAACACCATCTTCCGCTCCAGCCGGTCCGGCGTGCTGAACAGCGCGCACGACTTCTCCTGCTGCATCGTCAGCGCCGGCCACGAGCTCGTGATGGGCGCGGAGAGCCTGCCGATTCACATGATGAGCGGCCCCGACCTGATCTCCCGGGCCATCGCCGAGGCGTACCCCCGGCAGCAGCGCGGCGACGCCTTCCTGCACAACTCGCCGTACAACGGCAACTCCCATGCGGCCGACCATTGCCTGGTCGTGCCGGTGGTCGACGAGCAGGGCGTGCATCGGTTCACCGTGCTGGCCAAGGCCCACCAGGCCGACTGCGGCAACTCGCAGCCGACCACCTACATGGCCGACGCCCGCGACGTGTACGAGGAGGGGGCGCTGCTCTTCGACGCCTGTCGCGTCCAGTCCGGGTACCAGGACAACGAGGACGTCCTCCGGATGCTCAAACTGCGGGTCCGGGTCCCGGACCAGTGGTGGGGTGACTACCTGGCCCTGCTCGGCGCGGTCCGGCTCGGCGAACGGCGGATGCTCGAACTCGGCGCCGAGCTCGGCTGGGACGTCCTGGACGATTTCGTCGGCCAGTGGCTGGACTACAGCGAGTCGCTGATGGCCGAGGCGATCTCCGGCCTGCCGGCCGGCCACTTCGACGAGACGACCGAGCACGACCCGTACCCCGGAGCGCCGGACGGCGTCCCGATCAGCATCGGCATCGACGTCGACCCCCGGCAGGGCCGGATCCGGGTCGATCTGCGGGACAACGTCGACTGCCTGCCGAACGGGCTCAACCTGACCGAGTCGACGGCTCGGACCGCTGCCATGCTCGGCGTGTTCAACTCGATCGGCCAGGGCGTTCCGCCGAACGCGGGCAGCCTGCGCCGGATCGAGGTCCAGCTACGCGACAACTGCGCGGTCGGTGTTCCGGCCCATCCGCACAGTTGCTCGGCCGCGACCACCAATCTCGCCGACCGGGTCTCCAACGCGACGCAACGAGCCTTCGCGAACTTCGCCGAAGCGATCGGGATGGCCGAGTGCGGCGCCGTGATCCCGGCTGCGGCGGCGGTCATCTCCGGCCGTGATCCGCGCACCGACCACGACTTTGTGAACCAGATCTTCCTGGCCGTCACCGGTGGTGCCGGGACGCCGTGGACGGACGCCTGGCTGACGATCTTCCACGTCGGCTGCGGCGGCATGCTCCGGCGCGACAGTGTCGAAGGAGCCGAGATGGCGCACCCGATCCTGGTCCGCAGTCAACGCCTGGTCCCCGACACGGAAGGTGCGGGACGGTTCCGTGGCGCGCCCTCGGCCGAGGTCGAGTACGGCCCGGTCGGCACCACCCTGTCGGTGGCCTACGGCACCGATGGCTCGGTCCGGCCCGCCATGGGAGTACGGGGCGGCACCGCGGGTGGGCTGTCACGGCACTGTCGGCGGCTGCTCGACGGCACGCTCGAACCGCTGGCGGCGCAGGGCATCATCCAGTTGGCCGACGGCGAAACGATCGTGTCCGTCACCGCCGGCGGAGGCGGGTACGGGAACCCGCACGACCGGCCTCGGGAGCAGGTGGCTCACGACGTCGCCGAGCGATGGATCAGCGCCGAACGCGCCCGCGAGGTCTACGGCTGGCAGGACCTGACCGACTGA
- a CDS encoding hydantoinase/oxoprolinase family protein translates to MRFAVDTGGTFTDLVIEDAEGLALYKSPTVPSDPVRGILDAFEVAASQRGTTTDELLNAGSMLFHGTTRGLNAVLTGQVARTALLTTAGHPDVLLLREGGRVGIFDQRRAYPEPYVPRSLTFELDERIDAQGRIVRSLDEDHLVAVADRLRAAEVEAVAVCLLWSIVNPQHEELAGKVLARELPDVALTLSHQLNPCLREYRRASSAAIDASLKPLMTSYIAGLRSRLTAAGFAGRLLMMTSSGGALDAADVAGAPIHSLNSGPSMAPVAGRFFTAHDAESEVAIVADTGGTSYDVSLVRDGRIPWTRESWIGPPFQGHMTGFPSVDVRSVGAGGGSIAHVDAGGLLHVGPESAGAVPGPACYGRGGTRPTVTDACLVLGYLDPDFFLGGRSGLDPEAARQAIAEHVATPLGLPVVEAAAAIYELATEHMVGAIEEITSHQGVDPSRAVLVGGGGAAGFNAVAIGNRLRCPEVIVPLMGPALSAAGALISELSRGFEINAKTRSDDFDRSRVGAALSGLADLAAEFVAGAGDQILAGEVEYAMEARYPNQVWTLQVPIRPEQAQDDAGVRALVEAFHTAHEETFAVADRGSPIEIESWHVRARCRLSEPRLPALPAPPADGEQLRHRDIYLIGHGWVPAEVWRLTDLPPGEPRQGPAVVETSSTAIVVDAGARFTRRPSGTLHVVPRTARDRAGSPVSSTWEGA, encoded by the coding sequence ATGAGGTTCGCAGTGGACACCGGCGGCACCTTCACCGACCTCGTGATCGAGGACGCCGAAGGGCTGGCCCTGTACAAGAGCCCGACCGTGCCGTCCGATCCGGTCCGGGGAATCCTGGACGCGTTCGAGGTGGCCGCGAGCCAGCGCGGGACGACGACGGACGAACTGCTGAACGCCGGGTCGATGCTGTTCCACGGCACGACCCGCGGCCTGAACGCGGTCCTCACCGGTCAGGTCGCCCGGACCGCGTTGCTGACCACGGCCGGGCATCCCGACGTGTTGCTGCTGCGCGAGGGGGGCCGGGTCGGCATCTTCGACCAGCGGCGCGCCTACCCCGAGCCCTACGTGCCGAGGTCCCTGACCTTCGAGCTGGACGAGCGGATCGATGCCCAGGGCCGGATCGTCCGGTCCCTGGACGAGGATCACCTGGTCGCCGTCGCGGACCGGCTCCGCGCGGCCGAGGTGGAGGCGGTCGCGGTCTGCCTGCTCTGGTCGATCGTGAATCCTCAGCACGAGGAACTCGCCGGGAAGGTGCTGGCCCGCGAGCTGCCGGACGTCGCCCTCACCTTGTCCCATCAGCTGAACCCTTGTCTGCGGGAGTACCGGCGGGCGTCATCGGCCGCGATCGACGCGTCGCTGAAACCGTTGATGACGAGCTACATCGCCGGACTCCGGTCCCGCCTGACCGCGGCGGGCTTCGCCGGCCGGCTGCTGATGATGACCTCGTCGGGTGGCGCTCTGGACGCCGCCGACGTCGCCGGCGCCCCGATCCACTCGCTGAATTCCGGGCCGTCGATGGCGCCGGTGGCCGGCCGGTTCTTCACCGCGCACGACGCCGAGTCCGAGGTGGCGATCGTGGCCGACACCGGCGGTACCAGCTACGACGTCAGCCTGGTCCGCGACGGCCGGATCCCGTGGACCCGCGAGTCGTGGATCGGGCCGCCGTTCCAGGGCCACATGACCGGGTTCCCGTCCGTCGACGTCCGGAGCGTGGGCGCCGGCGGGGGAAGTATCGCCCACGTCGACGCCGGTGGACTGCTGCACGTCGGGCCGGAAAGCGCCGGCGCGGTGCCGGGACCGGCGTGTTACGGCCGCGGCGGAACCCGGCCGACGGTCACCGACGCCTGCCTCGTCCTCGGCTATCTCGATCCGGACTTCTTCCTCGGCGGCCGGTCCGGCCTGGACCCGGAGGCCGCGCGGCAGGCGATCGCCGAGCATGTCGCCACCCCACTCGGCCTGCCGGTCGTGGAGGCAGCCGCCGCGATCTACGAGCTCGCCACCGAGCACATGGTCGGCGCCATCGAAGAGATCACCAGCCACCAGGGGGTCGACCCGTCCCGGGCGGTGCTGGTCGGCGGCGGCGGCGCGGCCGGGTTCAACGCTGTGGCTATTGGCAACCGATTGCGCTGCCCCGAGGTGATCGTGCCGCTGATGGGACCGGCGCTGTCGGCGGCCGGCGCGCTGATCTCCGAGCTGTCGCGCGGCTTCGAGATCAACGCCAAGACCCGCAGCGACGACTTCGACCGGTCCCGCGTCGGCGCGGCGCTGAGCGGGCTGGCCGACCTGGCCGCCGAGTTCGTCGCCGGGGCCGGCGACCAGATCCTGGCCGGCGAGGTCGAGTACGCGATGGAGGCCCGCTACCCGAACCAGGTGTGGACCCTGCAGGTCCCGATCAGGCCGGAGCAGGCCCAGGACGACGCTGGGGTGCGGGCACTGGTCGAGGCGTTCCACACCGCGCACGAGGAGACCTTCGCGGTGGCCGACCGCGGCTCGCCGATCGAGATCGAGAGCTGGCACGTCCGGGCCCGGTGCCGGTTGAGCGAACCCCGGTTGCCGGCCCTGCCCGCTCCTCCGGCCGACGGTGAGCAGCTCCGCCACCGCGACATCTACCTGATCGGCCACGGCTGGGTACCGGCCGAAGTCTGGCGGCTGACCGATCTGCCGCCCGGCGAGCCCCGGCAGGGACCAGCGGTGGTCGAGACCAGCAGCACCGCCATCGTCGTGGACGCCGGCGCCCGCTTCACCCGCCGGCCGTCCGGCACCCTGCACGTCGTACCCCGCACCGCGCGGGACCGAGCCGGGTCACCGGTCAGCTCGACCTGGGAAGGAGCGTGA
- a CDS encoding NADP-binding protein: MTDVKIGLCGLGSIGKAAARLLIDHRSGIDVVAAITKDPADIGRPLGEVAASSAPHDLVVGEDLDALLATRPDLVLFATGSFLARTTDDIVKVAAAGADLISPCEELAFPFTRDAEAARRIDQAARTAGATVLGTGVNPGFMFDSFLAAASGCSWDVAGVTGRRVVDVAGFGQNIHRRLGIGYTAEEFEAGHADGTIAGHVGFPESVALIAERFGWTLDGPVVETFEPMVARTDAPSNYGGVPAGRTEGFVQRAVGTVEGRPMVRLELILHLRPAAEGLAAEDTFSIGGVHPVQVTISPGMDAIPATAAQLVNSIPAVLGAAPGLRTVNDLPAAAAWTQLEAVVRR; encoded by the coding sequence GTGACTGACGTGAAGATCGGACTCTGCGGTCTCGGCAGCATCGGCAAGGCCGCTGCCCGGCTGCTGATCGATCACCGCTCCGGGATCGACGTGGTGGCCGCGATCACCAAGGATCCCGCCGACATCGGCCGGCCGCTCGGCGAGGTCGCCGCCAGTTCGGCGCCGCACGACCTGGTCGTCGGGGAGGATCTCGACGCGCTGCTGGCGACCCGGCCCGACCTGGTCCTGTTCGCCACCGGCTCCTTCCTGGCCCGGACCACCGACGACATCGTGAAGGTCGCCGCGGCCGGGGCCGACCTGATCTCGCCGTGCGAGGAACTGGCCTTCCCTTTCACCCGGGACGCCGAGGCGGCCCGGCGCATCGACCAGGCCGCCCGAACGGCCGGCGCCACCGTCCTGGGCACCGGGGTCAATCCGGGATTCATGTTCGACTCCTTCCTGGCCGCGGCGTCCGGCTGCAGCTGGGACGTCGCCGGGGTGACCGGTCGCCGCGTCGTCGATGTGGCCGGTTTCGGGCAGAACATCCACCGACGGCTGGGGATCGGCTATACCGCCGAGGAGTTCGAGGCCGGTCACGCCGACGGCACGATCGCCGGCCACGTCGGCTTTCCCGAGTCGGTGGCCCTCATCGCCGAACGGTTCGGCTGGACCCTGGACGGGCCGGTCGTGGAGACCTTCGAGCCGATGGTCGCGCGGACCGACGCGCCCTCGAACTACGGCGGCGTACCGGCCGGGCGGACCGAAGGCTTCGTCCAACGGGCGGTCGGCACGGTCGAGGGCCGGCCGATGGTGCGGCTGGAGCTGATCCTGCACCTGCGACCGGCCGCCGAAGGCCTGGCGGCCGAGGACACGTTCTCGATCGGCGGGGTGCACCCTGTTCAGGTGACGATCTCGCCGGGAATGGACGCGATTCCGGCGACGGCGGCCCAACTGGTGAACAGCATCCCGGCGGTGCTCGGCGCCGCGCCCGGCCTGAGGACCGTCAACGACCTCCCGGCCGCGGCGGCCTGGACCCAGCTGGAAGCGGTGGTGCGGCGATGA